The genomic interval TGCCTCTCAATCATGCGTTGCACCATGCGAACCTTTTGATACAGCTTGATTAGCCTCAATTTCTTTTGAGTTGGAGATCGATACGGTTTTATGGTATTGACCCAAAAACTAGGGGTGATCCAAACACCTATTGCTCGATTCCTTTTCCCAGTTGCTGCACAAACGCTTGATGCTCTGGCGAACTTATCCCATCCTGTAACACAGACAAGACCCGTTGCATTTCGAGCGCCACTAACGCTGGTACATTGAGCCACAATCGGTGGAAACACTTTACTTTGAATTATACCTGCTGCATCCGATGTCAACGAAACGTATTCACCATTAGCAGCTAGCTCCCCTTCAACGATGTTCGTGAGACTAATATTTAATTTTAAATCGCAACAGATGGTTCTTTAGGGGTGGAGTAGCTCACACGTATATTTATTTACTGGTTACAGCTTACCTTCATCCCCTCTAGTTATGTGTTGTACCATCAGGCATAGTAGCCCCACTGAGATTAGCTCCAGTTAAGTCTACTTCATTCAAGATTGTCCCGCACAATTTCGTATAGCTTAAGTTGGCTCCACTTAGATTTGCTCCTGACAAATCTGCTCCAGACAGATTAGCTCGATACAAATCTGCTTCACAGAGAGTAGCTTTTCTCAGGTCACTCTTGCACAGATCTGCATACCTAAGGTTAGCTTTAGTTAAATTTACCTCTGGCAGAAATGCCCAGCAAAGGTCGGTACATAAAAAGTCGGCTTCACTCAAATTGACTCTACTGAGTTTTGCCCCAGATAGTATGGCTCCACTGAAATCAATACCAATAAGGTTAGCACTACTCAGGTTGACCTCAGCCAGGTCAACCCTGGTAAAATTCCGCTCTCCTGTCGCATATCGCTGTAGCAGTTCAATAGCTTCCACTTTATCCACCTCTCAATAACTTTCGTGATGAATGCTTGGTTTAGATCGGCTATAGCTAAAGCTCTTATACCGGAAATAATATGAAGCTTAAATGGAATTTAAGCTTAGTATGGTTAGCATAAAATAATATTTAAATAAATCTTAATGACTTTCACGAATACCCTCACTTAGAGAAGTAGGCTTGGTTCACACAAGCAGGAGCTACACAACTGTCACAGGCGCTCTTGCACTTGCCTTTGTCTGAAAATTCCTGATAACTCCAGATCGATTACCGATGAATAGCGATCGCTCTCGACTCAAGGCTCCCCTACAGAAGCTATAAGACCTTCGTTGGTAAATTTTCTACAGCTTTGAGCAATATAGTTACTCCTATGGGAGTAGGTTCGGTGATTGATGCCGTTATCGGAGGTATGCTTGTTGGAATCATTCCCAATTCTGCGTTAAAGATTGTACATTCCGAGTTTTTCGTAAAACCCACAAATACCAAAAGACAATGCTCATGTTCCGCTTCAAGCACTAGAACTTGTTTCACAAGCT from Scytonema hofmannii PCC 7110 carries:
- a CDS encoding pentapeptide repeat-containing protein — encoded protein: MEAIELLQRYATGERNFTRVDLAEVNLSSANLIGIDFSGAILSGAKLSRVNLSEADFLCTDLCWAFLPEVNLTKANLRYADLCKSDLRKATLCEADLYRANLSGADLSGANLSGANLSYTKLCGTILNEVDLTGANLSGATMPDGTTHN